The DNA window ACCGTTCGCGCCCGTCAAGCCGGCTCATGCCCTCCAGCCTGGCACGGCATCCACCGATCGGTGGATACGCGGCCTCGCCCGATCGCGGAGCCGGCCGGGCGAGGCGGCGCCGGGGCCGCGCGGGCGACGATCGGTGCCATGAACGATCCCACACGAAGGAAGGCGTTCCGGATGGCAACGGCAGCGGGCGCGCTCGGCGTCCAGACGGCCGCCCTGGCGGGCGGGCCGCCGGGGAAGGCCAAGGAGGTGACCACGTTCGTCTTCGTGACCGGCTCGAACGGCGTCGCCTCCGCCGACCCCGAGCTGACCCTGCGCGGCCACCGCTCGGTGGGCGTGAGCCTGCCGGGACACGGCCCCGAGGAGCAGTTCCACGTGGCCTACCAGGCGCCGCAGGACCTCACGACGCTGGCGGCGCTGCCCTCGCCGGTGGCGCGGGTGACGCTGGACGACTACGTGGCGGCCACGGTGGACACCGTGCGCAGGGCCGCGCGGCACGGCAGGGTGGTGCTGGTGGGCGGCAGCCTCGGCGGCTCCACCGTCACGATGGCGGCCGACGCCGTGCCCGACCTCGTCGACCTGCTCGTCTACGACGCCGCCTTCTGCTGCACGGAGCTGAGCTCCCCCGCCGCGTACATGGAGACGCCGGAGAACGAAGGCAGCCTGGCCGGCAGCGTGCTCGGCGCGATCGTCGCCGACCCCCGCGAGCTGGGCGCGATCCGGGTGAA is part of the Nonomuraea coxensis DSM 45129 genome and encodes:
- a CDS encoding alpha/beta fold hydrolase, with the translated sequence MATAAGALGVQTAALAGGPPGKAKEVTTFVFVTGSNGVASADPELTLRGHRSVGVSLPGHGPEEQFHVAYQAPQDLTTLAALPSPVARVTLDDYVAATVDTVRRAARHGRVVLVGGSLGGSTVTMAADAVPDLVDLLVYDAAFCCTELSSPAAYMETPENEGSLAGSVLGAIVADPRELGAIRVNWRTNDPAFLTAAKAAFMAGGTDGELLAMLNTLLPDESLLVSGADARGRPHAWGRVPRVYIRHSRDRVIPPALQDRMIREADAATPGNRFKVFTVDTSHAPTPADYRQITDILDKLAR